A region from the Drosophila bipectinata strain 14024-0381.07 chromosome 3R, DbipHiC1v2, whole genome shotgun sequence genome encodes:
- the LOC108128526 gene encoding estradiol 17-beta-dehydrogenase 11: MSEAVRDALVKLKAQIGVIGLAALTPLLVLAAILQKLFATIFCCQSPKSILGEVAVVTGGGHGLGRAICLELAHKGCNVAVVDINLSGAEATVKQIQDSYQVRAKAYKANVTSYKEIVELNTQVVRDLGPVTVLVNNAGVLLLRKPLNPDPADVQLMMDVNLTSHFWTKAVFLPKMKELRRGFIVTIASLAALFPLAYSSTYASSKSGAMAHMRALRLELALEKQKNIKVTTVFPTFLRTNDEVRELSNNIGVRSFYPLISGEEVAQRVVSGMLRGESEIHLPGLTCILYRLLLVLPADWQDLAVRVLGRRVFNSFREIQS, from the exons ATGTCGGAAGCGGTGCGAGATGCTCTGGTGAAGCTCAAAGCTCAAATCGGTGTAATTGGCCTAGCAGCTCTCACGCCACTGCTCGTTTTGGCCGCTATTTTGCAAAAGCTCTTCGCCACGATCTTCTGCTGCCAATCGCCGAAGAGTATTTTGGGAGAAGTGGCTGTG gtTACAGGTGGTGGCCATGGACTGGGAAGAGCTATTTGCCTAGAGTTGGCCCACAAAGGCTGCAACGTTGCCGTGGTGGACATAAATCTTTCCGGAGCCGAGGCCACTGTTAAGCAGATCCAGGACAGCTATCAGGTTCGCGCCAAGGCCTACAAG GCAAATGTCACTTCCTATAAAGAAATTGTTGAGCTAAACACCCAGGTGGTTCGTGATCTGGGACCGGTAACAGTACTTGTGAACAATGCCGGTGTATTGCTGCTCCGAAAACCATTGAACCCTGACCCCGCAGATGTCCAGCTCATGATGGATGTAAATCTAACTTCGCATTTTTGG ACCAAAGCTGTTTTCCTGCCAAAAATGAAAGAGCTACGACGGGGCTTCATAGTAACTATCGCCTCATTAGCTG CCCTTTTCCCGCTGGCCTATAGTTCAACTTACGCATCCAGCAAATCTGGAGCTATGGCTCACATGAGGGCGCTGCGCTTGGAACTGGCTCTGGAGAAACAGAAGAACATCAAGGTGACTACCGTGTTCCCCACATTCCTGCGCACCAATGACGAGGTTAGGGAGCTTAGCAACAACATCGGAGTCCGAAGTTTCTATCCTCTGATCAGCGGCGAGGAGGTTGCCCAACGGGTCGTTTCCGGGATGCTGAGGGGCGAGAGTGAGATTCACCTGCCAGGGCTGACCTGTATCTTGTACAGATTGCTCCTGGTCCTGCCCGCTGATTGGCAGGATTTGGCAGTTCGGGTTCTTGGGCGTCGTGTGTTTAATTCTTTCCGCGAGATACAATCATAA
- the LOC108128835 gene encoding uncharacterized protein, translating into MESTEEQGPVEMARVTAGAGQPTRTFEDIMALTNNSERLMASVNSNLDALNGALDRLEERTERVLLELRHLIDSEDQEFHDGCGDHNSMA; encoded by the coding sequence ATGGAAAGCACCGAGGAGCAAGGCCCAGTGGAGATGGCTAGGGTCACTGCGGGTGCAGGTCAACCTACTCGCACCTTTGAAGATATTATGGCTCTGACCAACAACTCGGAGCGTCTGATGGCCAGTGTCAACTCCAATCTGGACGCCCTCAACGGAGCTCTGGATCGGTTGGAAGAGCGCACGGAGCGAGTGCTTCTGGAGCTAAGGCACCTAATCGATTCGGAGGACCAAGAATTCCATGATGGGTGCGGAGATCACAATTCCATGGCATAG
- the LOC108128834 gene encoding uncharacterized protein, with amino-acid sequence MDKTLRWLAITILTCFMGHGTLSVEFKECASAPKIGAYVASLSNCSKYIYCAGPGSFEAECLAGNFYDDQLDRCVDQKLVKRCQSQAPGIKISTTTTRSPMSKPTSAVKTTQPLAITLRNLSNAGPCYPYMVCYEGAGIPKACTPAQLASCSRRQSPEIITNCTTGVYGFMPHPRNCAYFYYCSNGYKLIHRCPWNYTWHNERRSCVQELQKKCYSQGLRLRKNMAIKSNKN; translated from the coding sequence ATGGATAAAACTCTAAGATGGTTAGCCATCACAATACTGACCTGTTTTATGGGTCATGGTACTTTATCAGTGGAGTTTAAAGAATGCGCCAGTGCCCCGAAAATAGGCGCTTACGTAGCCAGCTTAAGTAACTGCTCCAAATACATATACTGCGCCGGGCCTGGCTCCTTCGAGGCGGAGTGTCTGGCAGGTAATTTTTACGATGACCAGCTGGATCGTTGTGTGGATCAGAAACTGGTTAAAAGATGTCAATCCCAGGCCCCTGGTATCAAAATTTCCACAACCACAACCAGGTCCCCAATGTCCAAGCCCACGTCGGCTGTGAAAACAACCCAACCCTTGGCCATAACCCTGAGAAACCTTTCGAATGCCGGTCCGTGCTATCCATATATGGTTTGTTATGAAGGGGCTGGTATTCCGAAAGCCTGCACTCCTGCCCAGCTAGCATCCTGCAGCCGAAGGCAATCGCCAGAAATAATCACCAACTGTACAACCGGAGTGTATGGATTCATGCCACATCCTCGCAACTGTGCATATTTTTACTACTGCTCCAATGGGTACAAGCTCATCCACCGATGTCCTTGGAACTATACCTGGCACAATGAACGTAGATCTTGCGTCCAGGAGTTGCAGAAGAAGTGCTACAGTCAGGGGCTTAGGCTAAGAAAAAATATGGCTataaaatcgaataaaaattaa
- the LOC108128833 gene encoding short-chain dehydrogenase/reductase family 16C member 6: MVETATTTTITRTTTQVPAGSGTVTPTPATSTATPTAAQVAAQAQRNDETTRAIFNLKIIVFVLLLPLILFAVLLKHLLDYLFALGLKEKDVSGKVALVTGGGSGLGREICLELARRGCKLAVVDVNSKGCYETVELLSKIPRCVAKAYKNDVSSPRELQLMAAKVEKELGPVDILVNNASLMPMTSTPSLKSDEIDTILQLNLGSYIMTTKEFLPKMITRKSGHLVAVNALAGLVPLPGAGIYTATKYGIEGFMESLRAELRLSDCDYVRTTVANAYLMRTSGDLPLLSDAGVAKSYPGLSTPYVAEKIVKGVLLNERMVYVPKIFALSVWLLRLLPTKWQDYMLLRFYHFDVRSSHLFYWK; encoded by the exons ATGGTGGAGACAGCTACAACCACGACTATAACGCGTACCACCACCCAGGTGCCGGCGGGTTCTGGAACAGTGACTCCAACTCCGGCTACCTCTACGGCCACGCCCACCGCCGCCCAGGTTGCAGCGCAGGCGCAGCGGAATGACGAAACCACTCGAGCCATctttaacttaaaaatcaTCGTATTTGTCTTGCTGCTGCCCCTGATTCTGTTTGCTGTCCTGCTCAAGCATCTTTTGGATTACCTGTTTGCTTTGGGCTTGAAGGAAAAGGATGTCAGTGGCAAGGTGGCACTG GTGACCGGCGGGGGCAGTGGCCTGGGTCGCGAGATCTGCCTGGAGCTGGCGCGGCGGGGCTGTAAACTGGCAGTGgtggatgtcaactccaagggCTGCTATGAAACAGTGGAGCTACTCTCCAAGATTCCCCGTTGTGTGGCCAAGGCCTACAAG AACGATGTCTCATCGCCTCGGGAACTGCAACTAATGGCTGCCAAGGTAGAGAAGGAACTGGGTCCAGTTGATATCCTTGTCAATAATGCCTCCCTCATGCCCATGACTTCCACGCCGTCTCTAAAAAGCGATGAAATAGATACTATTCTTCAACTTAATCTTGGCTCTTATATTATG ACCACCAAGGAGTTCCTTCCCAAGATGATTACCCGGAAATCAGGTCACCTGGTGGCGGTAAATGCTTTGGCAG GTCTAGTGCCCCTGCCAGGAGCTGGCATCTACACGGCCACCAAATATGGAATCGAGGGCTTCATGGAGTCGCTGCGGGCGGAACTGCGTCTCTCGGACTGCGACTATGTCCGCACCACTGTGGCCAATGCCTACCTTATGCGGACTAGTGGCGATCTGCCTCTCCTAAGCGATGCGGG CGTGGCGAAAAGCTATCCCGGCCTGTCGACGCCGTATGTGGCGGAGAAAATAGTCAAGGGCGTGCTGCTGAACGAGCGCATGGTGTACGtgccaaaaatatttgcacTCAGTGTATGGCTGCTCAG ATTGCTGCCAACCAAGTGGCAGGACTATATGCTACTGCGCTTCTACCACTTCGACGTGCGCAGCTCCCACCTGTTCTACTGGAAGTGA
- the Gr94a gene encoding putative gustatory receptor 94a isoform X2: MCCMREEQLKLNTTYYRMQRFCSLADELDNLAIYYKLIYVHAGKYLSPMSLSMILSLICHLLGMTVGFYSLYYAVADTFIGGKPYDGLGSLINLVFLFISLAEITLLTHLCNNLLIATQRTGTLLQDMNLRHADPRFRKSVHDFTLFVTLSRFKIKPLGLYELDMTLIMNVFSTVASFVLILVQADLSQRFRML; this comes from the exons ATGTGTTGTATG AGGGAGGAGCAGTTAAAGTTGAACACCACCTACTATCGCATGCAGAGATTTTGCTCCTTGGCCGATGAACTGGACAATCTGGCCATCTACTACAAGTTAATATATGTTCATGCCGGAAAATACCTAAGTCCTATGTCGCTTTCCATGATCCTGTCACTGATTTGTCACCTATTGGGAATGACAGTTGGATTCTACAGTCTATACTACGCCGTGGCGGATACTTTCATTGGCGGAAAACCATACGACGGTTTGGGATCACTGATAAACCTGGTTTTTCTGTTCATTTCGCTAGCGGAAATCACCCTACTGACCCACTTGTGCAACAACTTGTTGATTGCTACCCAAAGAACTGGCACACTTCTGCAGGACATGAACCTGCGGCACGCAGACCCCCGCTTTCGAAAATCTGTCCACGATTTCACCCTATTTGTGACACTAAGTCGATTCAAGATCAAGCCTTTGGGTTTGTATGAACTAGACATGACCCTGATTATGAATGTCTTCTCCACGGTGGCCAGCTTTGTGCTCATCCTGGTGCAAGCGGATCTCTCGCAACGGTTTAGGATGCTCTAG
- the p53 gene encoding cellular tumor antigen p53 isoform X2, with amino-acid sequence MYISQPMSWHKVSHDSDEEYQSTANEASLGSAPEAASEGIEKAVADTGDLTTEPMAFLQGLNSGNLMQFSQQSVLREMILQDIQAQVSTLPKIEKHNTGGYNFSFDLVEPPKSDWTVSKTLNKLYIRMNKVFNVDIQFKARMPIQPLNLRVFLCFVKDVSGPVLRCQNHLSVEPLTDHNEKERENLLRCLNPNTIYCGTAQGKGISERYSVLVPLNVSRSGSRSGGYVRQTLAFNFVCQNSCFGRKESCLVFCLENASGDIVGQDYLNVKVCTCPKRDHKQEERQKGALKRKIHESDTEEDDTEDHPPKSRRLAESMHIKEETASNDSYNATHRGLPQNWDVSQTDNGKYQLSITVPNKEWLLDSIEGMVKEAATKVLRSPNKDRLRSYAQSLLKLKKRAYELP; translated from the exons ATGTACATTTCCCAGCCAATGTCATGGCACAAAGTCAG CCACGACTCTGACGAGGAATACCAATCAACGGCCAATGAAGCATCCTTGGGATCGGCCCCGGAGGCAGCATCGGAAGGCATTGAAAAGGCTGTCGCGGACACGGGTGACTT AACTACCGAGCCGATGGCCTTCCTGCAAGGATTGAAT TCCGGAAACCTCATGCAGTTCAGTCAG CAATCTGTGCTGCGCGAGATGATTCTGCAGGACATCCAGGCTCAGGTCAGCACTCTCCCAAAAATAGAGAAACACAACACTGGTGGCTACAACTTCAGCTTTGACTTGGTAGAGCCACCCAAGTCGGATTGGACCGTCTCTAAAACGCTGAATAAACTATACATCCGAATGAACAAGGTTTTCAACGTAGATATACAATTTAAAGCTAGGATGCCCATTCAGCCGCTGAATCTGCgcgtttttctttgttttgtcaAAGATGTCAGTGGCCCAGTGCTGCGTTGCCAGAATCACCTCAGTGTAGAGCCAC TTACAGATCACAATGAGAAAGAGCGGGAAAACCTACTGCGGTGCTTGAATCCCAATACCATTTATTGTGGAACAGCTCAGGGCAAAGGTATTTCCGAACGCTATTCCGTTCTAGTTCCTTTGAATGTGTCCCGGTCAGGGAGTCGAAGTGGCGGATACGTGCGTCAGACCCTAGCATTTAATTTTGTATGTCAAAATTCATGTTTTGGTCGAAAGGAGAGCTGCTTGGTCTTTTGTTTGGAGAATGCGAG TGGTGATATTGTTGGACAGGACTATTTAAATGTTAAAGTCTGTACGTGCCCGAAACGCGACCACAAACAGGAAGAACGCCAAAAAGGTGCGTTGAAGCGCAAAATTCATGAAAGCGATACTGAGGAGGATGATACGGAGGACCATCCGCCCAAGTCGCGCCGGCTCGCTGAGTCGATGCACATCAAGGAGGAGACCGCAAGTAATGACAGCTATAATGCCACCCACCGAGGACTGCCTCAAAATTGGGATGTGTCTCAAACCGATAATGGAAAATACCAGCTGTCCATTACCGTTCCCAACAAGGAGTGGCTCCTGGACAGCATCGAAGGCATGGTCAAGGAGGCGGCCACTAAAGTGCTGCGCAGTCCGAACAAAGACCGTCTGCGCAGCTATGCCCAAAGtcttttaaaactaaaaa AACGTGCCTATGAGTTGCCATGA
- the p53 gene encoding cellular tumor antigen p53 isoform X1: protein MSLQASSSFTMIINQNSCTISRTNSQTYFFDDPSGVDLSPIFDSDLFPVESPVNFPDASALFASNSNQSSLNELQNNSAGIVALPSRIYVSDTGTWTDVNKSYQTLPERHDSDEEYQSTANEASLGSAPEAASEGIEKAVADTGDLTTEPMAFLQGLNSGNLMQFSQQSVLREMILQDIQAQVSTLPKIEKHNTGGYNFSFDLVEPPKSDWTVSKTLNKLYIRMNKVFNVDIQFKARMPIQPLNLRVFLCFVKDVSGPVLRCQNHLSVEPLTDHNEKERENLLRCLNPNTIYCGTAQGKGISERYSVLVPLNVSRSGSRSGGYVRQTLAFNFVCQNSCFGRKESCLVFCLENASGDIVGQDYLNVKVCTCPKRDHKQEERQKGALKRKIHESDTEEDDTEDHPPKSRRLAESMHIKEETASNDSYNATHRGLPQNWDVSQTDNGKYQLSITVPNKEWLLDSIEGMVKEAATKVLRSPNKDRLRSYAQSLLKLKKRAYELP, encoded by the exons ATGTCTTTGCAAGCATCGTCATCGTTTACGATGATCATCAACCA GAATTCTTGCACCATTTCAAGAACCAACAGCCAAACTTACTTCTTCGACGATCCGTCGGGTGTGGACTTGAGCCCCATCTTCGACAGTGATTTGTTTCCAGTGGAGTCGCCTGTGAACTTCCCTGATGCCAGCGCTCTTTTTGCGTCTAACAGTAACCAATCCAGCTTGAATGAGCTTCAAAATAATTCGGCTGGAATTGTGGCTTTGCCCTCCAGGATATATGTCAGTGATACAGGAACATGGACTGATGTTAACAAAAGCTACCAAACACTCCCCGAACG CCACGACTCTGACGAGGAATACCAATCAACGGCCAATGAAGCATCCTTGGGATCGGCCCCGGAGGCAGCATCGGAAGGCATTGAAAAGGCTGTCGCGGACACGGGTGACTT AACTACCGAGCCGATGGCCTTCCTGCAAGGATTGAAT TCCGGAAACCTCATGCAGTTCAGTCAG CAATCTGTGCTGCGCGAGATGATTCTGCAGGACATCCAGGCTCAGGTCAGCACTCTCCCAAAAATAGAGAAACACAACACTGGTGGCTACAACTTCAGCTTTGACTTGGTAGAGCCACCCAAGTCGGATTGGACCGTCTCTAAAACGCTGAATAAACTATACATCCGAATGAACAAGGTTTTCAACGTAGATATACAATTTAAAGCTAGGATGCCCATTCAGCCGCTGAATCTGCgcgtttttctttgttttgtcaAAGATGTCAGTGGCCCAGTGCTGCGTTGCCAGAATCACCTCAGTGTAGAGCCAC TTACAGATCACAATGAGAAAGAGCGGGAAAACCTACTGCGGTGCTTGAATCCCAATACCATTTATTGTGGAACAGCTCAGGGCAAAGGTATTTCCGAACGCTATTCCGTTCTAGTTCCTTTGAATGTGTCCCGGTCAGGGAGTCGAAGTGGCGGATACGTGCGTCAGACCCTAGCATTTAATTTTGTATGTCAAAATTCATGTTTTGGTCGAAAGGAGAGCTGCTTGGTCTTTTGTTTGGAGAATGCGAG TGGTGATATTGTTGGACAGGACTATTTAAATGTTAAAGTCTGTACGTGCCCGAAACGCGACCACAAACAGGAAGAACGCCAAAAAGGTGCGTTGAAGCGCAAAATTCATGAAAGCGATACTGAGGAGGATGATACGGAGGACCATCCGCCCAAGTCGCGCCGGCTCGCTGAGTCGATGCACATCAAGGAGGAGACCGCAAGTAATGACAGCTATAATGCCACCCACCGAGGACTGCCTCAAAATTGGGATGTGTCTCAAACCGATAATGGAAAATACCAGCTGTCCATTACCGTTCCCAACAAGGAGTGGCTCCTGGACAGCATCGAAGGCATGGTCAAGGAGGCGGCCACTAAAGTGCTGCGCAGTCCGAACAAAGACCGTCTGCGCAGCTATGCCCAAAGtcttttaaaactaaaaa AACGTGCCTATGAGTTGCCATGA
- the Gr94a gene encoding putative gustatory receptor 94a isoform X1 translates to MNMSSDSTHRSMVKFLTITLVALMTMFGLLSNRYYSRSRQKFRFSRIYLAYDMFWTVGFTLIYGHQIVREYYQGQINLRDAITLYSYMNITVAVINFITQMMISDHVAKTMSAVPFFETLRKFRLNSKSLYISISTALIKAIGFPFILEVAFILQQRRLHPELSLIWTIYRLFPLVISNLLNNCFYGAMIVVLEVLKALNLRVESVLKEVNILQREEQLKLNTTYYRMQRFCSLADELDNLAIYYKLIYVHAGKYLSPMSLSMILSLICHLLGMTVGFYSLYYAVADTFIGGKPYDGLGSLINLVFLFISLAEITLLTHLCNNLLIATQRTGTLLQDMNLRHADPRFRKSVHDFTLFVTLSRFKIKPLGLYELDMTLIMNVFSTVASFVLILVQADLSQRFRML, encoded by the coding sequence ATGAACATGTCCAGCGATTCGACCCATCGTAGCATGGTGAAGTTCCTAACAATCACACTGGTAGCCCTTATGACAATGTTTGGGCTCCTATCCAACCGATACTATTCTCGCAGCCGTCAGAAGTTCAGATTCTCAAGGATATATCTCGCTTATGACATGTTCTGGACTGTTGGATTTACATTAATCTATGGACATCAGATTGTGAGGGAATACTACCAAGGTCAGATTAACCTTCGAGATGCCATCACGCTCTACAGTTACATGAACATCACAGTGGCGGTTATTAACTTTATAACACAAATGATGATAAGTGACCATGTGGCCAAGACGATGAGTGCCGTCCCATTTTTCGAGACTCTGCGGAAGTTTCGCCTCAATAGCAAATCCCTCTACATTTCTATTTCGACGGCTTTGATCAAAGCTATTGGCTTCCCCTTCATCTTGGAGGTGGCATTTATCCTTCAACAACGACGCCTGCATCCCGAACTGAGCTTAATTTGGACCATATACAGACTGTTTCCGTTGGTCATCTCGAACCTATtgaataattgtttttatgGAGCAATGATTGTAGTCCTGGAAGTTCTCAAGGCCCTGAATTTGCGTGTGGAATCGGTTCTTAAAGAAGTTAATATATTGCAGAGGGAGGAGCAGTTAAAGTTGAACACCACCTACTATCGCATGCAGAGATTTTGCTCCTTGGCCGATGAACTGGACAATCTGGCCATCTACTACAAGTTAATATATGTTCATGCCGGAAAATACCTAAGTCCTATGTCGCTTTCCATGATCCTGTCACTGATTTGTCACCTATTGGGAATGACAGTTGGATTCTACAGTCTATACTACGCCGTGGCGGATACTTTCATTGGCGGAAAACCATACGACGGTTTGGGATCACTGATAAACCTGGTTTTTCTGTTCATTTCGCTAGCGGAAATCACCCTACTGACCCACTTGTGCAACAACTTGTTGATTGCTACCCAAAGAACTGGCACACTTCTGCAGGACATGAACCTGCGGCACGCAGACCCCCGCTTTCGAAAATCTGTCCACGATTTCACCCTATTTGTGACACTAAGTCGATTCAAGATCAAGCCTTTGGGTTTGTATGAACTAGACATGACCCTGATTATGAATGTCTTCTCCACGGTGGCCAGCTTTGTGCTCATCCTGGTGCAAGCGGATCTCTCGCAACGGTTTAGGATGCTCTAG
- the Ctns gene encoding cystinosin, with protein sequence MDLALVLLLVLAAAGLGNGQTGRLTVDSHDITVLLNTNETFVVYAYELLEQNVRVTLKTDSDDHLRLDPDSFDYPSGSNQNQSVVITGLNAGYVQVTASSDQEANQAIVDDVFLRVTVAKNRGLIYTSIVFGWIYFAAWSVSFYPQIWINYRRKSVEGLNFDFLTLNIVGFTLYSMFNCGLYFISGLQDEYEERHPRGLNPVLLNDVVFSLHAMFATCITIIQCFIYERGQQRVSFIAYGILGIFAVVVVVSAGLAGGGVIHWLDFLYYCSYVKLTITIIKYVPQALMNYRRKSTSGWSIGNILLDFTGGTLSMLQMILNAHNYDDWASLFGDPTKFGLGLFSVLFDVFFMLQHYVFYRHTKESSTSDLTNVTEAQNRATDITPSEENSVKY encoded by the exons ATGGACCTGGCGTTGGTACTCCTTCTGGTTCTGGCTGCAG CTGGCCTGGGAAATGGACAAACCGGTCGGCTTACCGTCGATTCCCATGACATCACCGTTCTCCTGAACACAAACGAGACATTCGTGGTATATGCCTA CGAATTGTTGGAGCAAAATGTGCGAGTTACTCTAAAGACGGATTCGGACGATCATTTGAGACTGGATCCTGACTCTTTTGATTATCCTTCCGGTAGTAATCAGAACCAATCGGTGGTCATAACGGGTCTAAATGCTGGCTATGTCCAAGTGACGGCCTCCAGTGATCAGGAAGCCAATCAGGCGAT AGTGGATGACGTTTTTCTGAGAGTAACGGTGGCGAAAAATCGAGGCCTTATCTACACTTCGATTGTTTTTGGATGGATTTACTTTGCCGCCTGGTCAGTGTCCTTTTATCCGCAGATCTGGATCAACTACCGTCGCAAATCCGTGGAGGGACTGAACTTTGACTTCCTCACCCTAAACATTGTTGGCTTCACTCTGTACAGCATGTTCAATTGCGGTCTGTACTTTATTTCTGGACTGCAGGACGAGTACGAGGAGCGTCATCCTCGTGGCCTGAATCCGGTGTTGCTTAATGATGTGGTTTTCTCACTGCACGCCATGTTTGCAACCTGTATAACGATAATACAGTGTTTCATTTATGAG AGGGGACAACAAAGAGTTTCATTTATCGCCTATGGCATTCTGGGCATCTTTgccgtggtggtggtggtctcAGCCGGTCTGGCTGGCGGTGGAGTCATCCACTGGCTTGACTTTTTGTACTACTGCAGTTATGTCAAGCTGACGATCACCATTATTAAGTATGTGCCCCAAGCTTTGATGAACTATCGCAGGAAAAGCACGTCTGGCTGGAGTATTGGTAACATCCTGCTGGATTTCACTGGCGGCACTCTAAGCATGCTTCAGATGATCCTAAATGCTCACAATTATG ATGATTGGGCTTCATTGTTTGGTGATCCGACCAAGTTCGGTTTGGGTCTATTTTCTGTTCTATTTGATGTGTTCTTTATGCTTCAGCACTATGTGTTTTACAG GCACACCAAAGAGTCCTCGACCTCTGACCTCACCAATGTCACCGAGGCCCAAAATCGAGCTACAGACATTACACCTAGTGAAGaaaattctgtgaaatatTAA
- the sav gene encoding scaffold protein salvador, with translation MNYLTILLCNRKPTMLSRRSKEKQHKEGVVGKYVKKDTPPEIPVINVWSSDQRSKKKTLQRCASTSPSCEFHPRSSSTSRNTYSCADSQPDYYHARRAQSQMPLQPHNHHSHTHMHTHPPLPPHQFRASSNQLSQGSAGSSSSNYVNIEQIDRMRRQQSSPLLPTSPSPGPAAGGFQRSYSTTQRQQHPHPHMAAASYDADQGMLSASYANMLQLPQRPNSPAHYAIPPPQAQQLQQQHHQQHASTPFGSTLRFDTAGMSFRDRQPRYHPTRSPMQQQQQLQHQQLAAHLGGSYSSDSYPIYENPYRVSSMRATQSQRSESPIYSNTTASSATLAVVPPPHHQGHLAVPGAGASGGGSLSGSGLDGSSGSIRGASTSVQSLYAPPRTPPSGAGGIGGSVNGSLQKVPSQQSLTEVEELPLPPGWATQYTLHGRKYYIDHNAHTTHWNHPLEREGLPVGWRRVVSKLHGTYYENQYTGQCQRQHPCLTSYYVYTTSAEPPKAIRPEASLYAPPTHTHNALVPANPYLLEEIPKWLAVYSEADSSKDHLLQFNMFSLPELEGFDSMLVRLFKQELGTIVGFYERYRRALILEKNRRAGQNPNQIQ, from the exons ATGAACTATTTAACAATTCTGCTGTGCAACCGAAAACCGACGATGCTCTCGCGCCGGAGCAAGGAGAAACAGCACAAGGAGGGCGTGGTGGGAAAGTATGTGAAGAAGGACACTCCGCCGGAGATACCCGTGATCAATGTGTGGTCCAGTGACCAGCGGTCCAAGAAGAAAACGCTGCAGCGCTGTGCAAGCACCTCGCCCAGTTGCGAGTTCCATCCGCGCAGTTCGAGCACCAGCAGGAACACATATTCCTGCGCAGACTCTCAGCCGGATTACTACCATGCCCGGCGGGCACAGAGCCAGATGCCTCTTCAGCCGCACAACCATCACTCCCACACCCATATGCATACGCATCCGCCTCTGCCGCCCCATCAGTTCCGGGCCAGCAGCAACCAGCTGAGTCAGGGCAGCgctggcagcagcagcagcaactatGTAAACATAGAGCAAATCGATCGGATGCGTCGCCAGCAGTCATCGCCGTTGCTGCCGACCAGTCCGTCACCGGGCCCGGCTGCAGGTGGATTTCAGCGCAGCTACTCCACCACCCAGCGCCAGcagcatccgcatccgcatatGGCGGCAGCTAGCTACGATGCGGATCAGGGCATGCTAAGTGCATCCTATGCGAATATGTTGCAACTGCCGCAGCGCCCGAACTCTCCCGCCCACTATGCTATCCCCCCACCTCAAGCCCAGCAGctccaacagcaacatcacCAACAGCATGCATCCACCCCTTTCGGGTCCACATTGCGCTTTGATACGGCCGGCATGTCGTTCAGGGATCGCCAGCCAAGGTATCACCCCACTAG GTCACCcatgcaacaacagcagcagctacAGCACCAGCAACTGGCGGCCCACCTGGGTGGCAGCTACTCCAGTGACTCTTACCCGATTTATGAGAATCCGTACCGCGTTTCCTCGATGCGAGCCACTCAGTCGCAGCGGTCAGAGTCGCCGATCTACAGCAACACCACGGCTTCCTCTGCCACGCTGGCCGTGGTACCACCGCCCCATCACCAAGGTCATCTAGCGGTGCCTGGTGCCGGTGCAAGTGGTGGGGGATCTCTCAGCGGAAGTGGCCTTGACGGCAGCTCGGGCAGCATTCGTGGCGCCTCTACCTCAGTGCAGTCTTTGTATGCACCACCCCGCACACCTCCGAGTGGAGCGGGCGGAATCGGCGGCAGTGTGAATGGATCTCTTCAAAAGGTGCCATCGCAGCAATCGCTCACGGAGGTCGAGGAGCTGCCCCTGCCTCCGGGTTGGGCCACGCAATACACCTTGCATGGACGAAAGTACTACATCGACCACAATGCTCATACGACTCACTGGAATCATCCCCTGGAGCGGGAGGGTTTGCCTGTGGGATGGAGGCGGGTTGTGTCCAAGCTACATGGCACATACTACGAGAACCAGTACACTGGGCAGTGCCAACGGCAGCATCCGTGCCTGACCTCGTACTATGTTTACACGACATCCGCGGAGCCGCCAAAGGCCATCCGCCCGGAGGCTTCACTCTACGCCCCGCCCACGCATACCCACAACGCTCTAGTGCCGGCGAATCCTTATCTACTCGAGGAAATCCCCAAGTGGCTGGCCGTCTACTCCGAGGCGGACTCTTCAAAGGACCACCTGCTTCAGTTCAACATGTTCAGTCTGCCGGAACTGGAGGGCTTTGATAGCATGCTGGTGCGACTTTTCAAGCAAGAGCTGGGGACCATTGTGGGATTTTATGAGCGCTATCG TCGCGCTTTGATACTCGAGAAGAATCGGCGGGCCGGCCAGAATCCCAATCAGATTCAGTGA